The following nucleotide sequence is from Primulina huaijiensis isolate GDHJ02 unplaced genomic scaffold, ASM1229523v2 scaffold42781, whole genome shotgun sequence.
TCATATGGATTCGTCGGTGTTTAGAAATGGAGGGGGGGAGAGAGGTTTCGATTCTTTGGTTTCTTCGAATTTTAATGAACAATTAGTCGACAGTGCCGATGGGGGCGGTTCTAGCTCAAGAGGTAGTGACGAAGAATACGAAAATGGTATCTCAAGAAAAAAACTCAGACTCACAAAAGAACAGTCTTcttttcttgaagaaagtttCAAAGAACACAACACTCTCAACCCTGTAAGTCCTTATATATGTATGATGTATCTATATGCTCCAGACATTTCAATAAACAACTCCATGAATAACAGcaacttgaattaaaaaaagTAGGGGGTGGACTATTTTTATGTAGTTTCTTCTCCTTGCAAAATTTATGCTATGGATTGATTTCCATATGCTGAAACGTATTCGTGCAAGAAGGATATAACTGTAGTGCTGAAATGGGGTTTGAATATTTGGTAACAGAGGCAAAAGCTTGCACTGGCGAAGCAGTTGAATCTCCGTCCTCGACAAGTGGAAGTATGGTTCCAAAACAGACGAGCTAGGTAAcgcaaaatatattttttataaatttatggtTCCAAGACCATAACTTTCTTAAACGATGTCTCTTTCCTCGTATATGTAcgcatattatatattaaatataattgttttaaatcCACCAGAACGAAATTGAAGCAGACAGAGGTGGATTGTGAGTACTTAAAGAGGTGCTGTGAGAGATTGACCGAAGAGAACAGACGGCTGCAGAAGGAGCTTCAAGAACTAAGAGCTCTCAAAGTTTCACAACCATTTTACGAGCACCTCCCTGCCACCACTCTGACAATGTGCCCCTCGTGCGAAAGGGTGGCAACCACCACCACCAACGCCGCTGCCGCCACAGTGGCTTCCAGTATAGGACTCTCTCTAGCGAGCAAACCGTCAATCAGGCCACTTCTTGATCCATAATAAAGGCTACAGCCTACAgaagaaaaaattatgatttttgttttttgtttttggtttttgttttttcttcccatttgtgtatatatatatatacacctgGTATTTGGAATATCATTTTTGGGGTCTgatgattttctttaaaaaaaaattaatttcttgatcTGATTAATATCCCCTTGAATTCTGTAGAAGTAATGaacattgtttttcttttaatatttaatgaaaatctGTTTTGTTTTAGTTTGATGATTGTGAAAACAAAATGATGAAAGGTGCATGATGATTGGTTAGTGTTGTCTACCGATTCATCGAAGTATTAAATGTTACGAGTATGATGACTTGTCCAATTTTTTAagatttcatatatttatatatattacattaAAGTGTAAGTTTTTTATCTCAAGGATTTTTATCTGACGGATCAATTTTTCAGAtactcacaataaaaagtaatactcttaacttaaaaataatatttttcataaatgactaaaataatatatttgtctcacaaaatacaacccgttgGACAGTTTCACGCAAGttttttcctaatttattttgttcatATAACGTAAACTCCATAAAATCTCATGAatccttttatttttgttaaaatttcATTTAGTTATATCAAATCTCGTCAAATattaatcttttttaaaaattttattaaatgagaTTTCTAATTACAGATCCCACCAAATTTCATTAAATCCATGTGATCAAACACACTGTAAAATATCAATACAGCAatcgttttctttaattttttgtcCTTTTTGAAATCACAAAACATTAATATAATTTGGTCCTCAGAATCATGGAAATTTCCACTTAATACCAGTCAAACCTAATAATAATCGATATATAAAATTCACGCATTATTATAGTGATGTAATATTGTAGCAAAGAAGCAATCAAATCGATGTCGTGTCTAAAGATAATCACACAATGACTTCACTGATCACCTATGCTAATATATTGGCGACTTGCGTATTTTTAATTAGGAAAATTGACCTTAAATCTCCgaccgtcgattttttttgtgttcaatccctgggtacttttttagtaccacattttcacatgaaatgttccacatttccacatgaaatgtaccacattttgtatgacataatactacaattttgtgggtagggagtgaacccaaataaatgttttgattgaggattttttaCCAACTTCCCCTATTTTTAATTAGGAAAATTGACATTCAATCTCCaaccgtcgattttttttgtgttcaatccctgggtacttttttagtaccacatttccacatgaaatgtaccacattttgtatgacataatactacaattttgtgggtacggaataaaaacacaaagaaatattttgattgagaatTTTTCATCAACTTCCCCTATTTAATTCGATGAAGCCGCAAATGGTcaaaatcaaacattttaaagggatttatttattcaagtccgcgcaatttaattttttttccccaaaattcTTTTCATTTCTGTCCAGAAAAGTCCATTTCTTACAGCATATTTTTATAGTGTTGAATAAGACAGTTGATCATGTCCTAACATTTAGAGACAGAAAAGATGAAAGTGTCTCTCAAGTGCGTAAAAGGCCACAAAACGCTAATGCAAGTACAGAGACTAATTCCCAGCGAAAAGAGGTTTTTCTAATCCATTTACAATTAACGTTTGGGAATTCTTTTCTTTTGAAAGTAGTataaaatgcaaataataatcaagaagATATCGGTGTTTACAAGAAGTAAAATAAGTGTCACAGTACGCAATTTGAAAACGTTGGGAGTGGAAGAAGCCCAAAATCAACCCAAGAAAACatgtaattcaaattttatgtcTCGTACCTATAATACAAGAGCTTCAAACTAACAAATCTAGATCAACACGCAATTTTTTTTACGACGACAGATTCTGCAATCGTTGTCCTATTTCCCAAATATTCTAAATCACCCTGTTTCAAATATCTAGGCATGCTATTGTTAGTGTTAAAAAGCAGCTACCAGCAGAGATTAATGAACCATTATCGAGGATCTTAATCACAAACTCAACACAGACAGGAAATTCATGGAAATGTGACGtgaaaacatataatatcaGTATTCACCACTACCAAGGAGTAAATAGCTGATCGCAAAAAAATTCTGATACTGCATAAAAAATTCACCAAAAACGACCTTTCGTGTAACACATTCCACAATTCTTGGTCCGTAAAGACACATTAACTCCATATTTCAAATAGTCAAGAAATAATGACAAAGTTCTTCAATAATATAAGGGCAGAGAAGAAAAATTCACATTCCAAAGCCAAAAACAGCTCGTATTTTGTGGAAAATAAGATCCCTCCATCCTCTCTCAGTATTTTCCACCACCGTTGCATTACCATATCTGCAATATCATAAATTATTGACAAGAGAAATCAATAACTCACAAAAGAATcaaatatacacacacacacacacacacacacacacatacatatatataactcGATCAAGAGTTACAAACCTATCTTCCACAGGTATATCGATGTGTGTGAGCTTGACAATTGTCACACCAGATTCAGGCTCCTCAAAAGTAAGGCTCACCTGCATAGTCAAGAAAACATCATGCCATCAGCAAAATTCTTACTTCAAAAGTTCCAACAATAATATGTACACATCAGGGAGAAGCTTTCCGTGCCTAAATAGCATAAAAAGATAGCTTGATAGATCAGACAAGATAAACAACAAAATGAAATCGAGGAAATTTCATTAGCTAGTCTAGGCTCATATACGTGTAAAAACCACACATGATTTGGAACAAAACCTATTgcagaaaatgaaaaacaatCTTCTGCTTTGGCATTCATCAATTAACAGAGGATCCTTTGGCTTATTATCCTAGTTTCCCAGTAAAAACCATGCTCCTATTCACATAATTATGTCATATCCCGTAAATATTGAGTACATTTCATTTTCTGTTTCCTCAAATCCCAGTTCAGATTATTCTATCATCGAAAGGCTACCGAGGGGAAACGGGCATCCATAACCTATCCTGTGGAGAGTATTCAGATGCTCGGGATTCGGGAAACAAGAGAGCACAAAACTGCACAAGCATAGCTTTATTTTTACACTAGGAATTTGGTGAGTAAACACTTACCTCAACTCAATGCTTAATCAGCAACTTGCCAACATATAAAAGCAATTATGCACATACATGAACCGGATTGCTGTTAACTTGATATTTGAAAGTCATTCAAGGGGTCTAACTAACACGTAAATCAAATAGTCCATTTTCTTAGAATGGGAGAGTCTCAAGAGGCAAGACACGTCATCCAAATAAAATACCCAACAAGTTCCATAAATACATCAACAACAAAATCGAACAAATGTAGCCTTCCTCGACCGTAAACGAAACATAAAATAGAGCCAAAAGCATTAATATTGTGGAATCAATGTCgaacaaattaaaaaacaccaaaaaagaACATTCATAACATAACTAAATGGAGGATTGCTCGTAAGAGAGAATATTTATCATACCTTGGACACTATGCCATCCGGCCAGCTACCAAACCGCCAATTCTGAACAATATACTTTCCCTCTTGCAGCTCCAGATTTCTACCAGTCACCGACCCGTCGAATATACTAAACTCTCCCCCCACCTCTTTACTTATCCGTGCATTGCTCTGAGTGAACCCCTTCCACCTATTCTCGTCCATCAAAATCTCATACATATCTTTTGCCCGACAGTAGAACTTCTCGCTCGTTGTTATCATCTTAAAtccttcctttttcttttcctccTTCTTGTTATCCTTCACAGCCAAAGTACTGTTCTTTCCCACATTACTCACATCCGTAGAAGGTGAAGAAAAACTCGCTTTCTTTGCTACAACTTTCTTACACTCCAAGTCGTCCTTAGCAGGGCCACCTTTCGCCATCGCATCGACATACTCCCTAATCTTCTCAAACACGAATGGCTTCCCCTTAGCAAGAAACCCCTCCCTCAATCTTTTCCCAACCGGCCCATCATCCTTGATGGTAACCCTAATATCAGGATCCTCACCGGCATTCTCATCAGAAATATAGGGCACTTCAACAGAACCCTCGGTGGACAAAATCACGGAATCCCCATTAGAATCCTTGGCCTCAGCCACGTAGGAAAGAACCAGACTAAGCTCATACCCAGGTATTATCTTCCCTTTGCGAACATTAACATAGGCTTCGCCTTCAAGCTTTTCTAGATTCTTGGTCCTTATGTAGAGATTTCCCTCGCCAGAGAGAAGGGTTTTGTTGCAGAGTAGattcttgaagaaattcctAGACCAATCGAGGCAATTGGTTTCGGACCAATGCCAGTTGTGAACGTTAGTACCGTCAGGACGGTCCTCCACAATCCAGCGTTTATCGCCCTCGCCCATTCTCGCCATTGATAGGAAAATTGGTGTCCAGGACAGGAAGAAGCGGGTCTCACCCCAGGTTCTGACAAAGAAGAATCTCGACACGAAGGCGCTATGAGAAATGGAAATTTAACCAAACTAAATGGAAGGGTCTAGAATGGGAATCAAAA
It contains:
- the LOC140969829 gene encoding homeobox-leucine zipper protein HAT14-like, whose protein sequence is MELSLSLGDTPKPFSFVEKSKDGVVGEDQLGFCMAVGKLSASEAENGRGKNDDPPVQLDLMPFSSVPRSQPSVALAKFPFPWLTQSLIVEERSGLEVNRRTASLVNENPEDKTEAPGISGFHMDSSVFRNGGGERGFDSLVSSNFNEQLVDSADGGGSSSRGSDEEYENGISRKKLRLTKEQSSFLEESFKEHNTLNPRQKLALAKQLNLRPRQVEVWFQNRRARTKLKQTEVDCEYLKRCCERLTEENRRLQKELQELRALKVSQPFYEHLPATTLTMCPSCERVATTTTNAAAATVASSIGLSLASKPSIRPLLDP
- the LOC140969765 gene encoding uncharacterized protein; its protein translation is MARMGEGDKRWIVEDRPDGTNVHNWHWSETNCLDWSRNFFKNLLCNKTLLSGEGNLYIRTKNLEKLEGEAYVNVRKGKIIPGYELSLVLSYVAEAKDSNGDSVILSTEGSVEVPYISDENAGEDPDIRVTIKDDGPVGKRLREGFLAKGKPFVFEKIREYVDAMAKGGPAKDDLECKKVVAKKASFSSPSTDVSNVGKNSTLAVKDNKKEEKKKEGFKMITTSEKFYCRAKDMYEILMDENRWKGFTQSNARISKEVGGEFSIFDGSVTGRNLELQEGKYIVQNWRFGSWPDGIVSKVSLTFEEPESGVTIVKLTHIDIPVEDRYGNATVVENTERGWRDLIFHKIRAVFGFGM